A stretch of Coregonus clupeaformis isolate EN_2021a chromosome 37, ASM2061545v1, whole genome shotgun sequence DNA encodes these proteins:
- the LOC121553426 gene encoding carbohydrate sulfotransferase 15 isoform X2, with protein sequence MCLDGRCASKSLPSDIPIPLPTALFHPVYRMSLTDYKDGAIPQMDYKYGPPCPMEVENYRKRPTMPSLDDGDDGRRGLPSVLEVRRVRLWSLGTLRSVTKVKVISFLLGLTLTFLIMASYILTWDKKGLMLTLSPFHLRTIINPSSTLSHNLSSTKDYANIKLLVKCITSKLEFSPRKLPLLKDVVNSDSHLFSVIPRQFLPNIKSPCWYEELSGKTKVDPYRKNLYAVRSKSFRTVCDYLRNHFQEHLYHSEDDKQYRLRCLPYFYIIGQPKCGTTDLFHRLLLHPEVKFTTMKEPHWWTRKRFGIIHLKDGLLERFPVEDYLDLFELAAYHIQEGILGNTSGDHSQRHIITGEASASTMWDNQAWSYLYNDRAGEPPFLAQDFIHAVQPNAKIIVMLRDPVERLYSDYLYFNMANKSVEDFDLRVSESLQLFQACLAENSVRSCVYNTSLSNAMPVRLNLGLYIVFLLDWLTVFHRDQILVLQLEGYAANLRLTIHKVFDFLNVGPLSEQMEAALTKRPMSNTRRAADRSLGPMLPSTRDLLREFHQPFNHKLATILDNKAFHWTET encoded by the exons ATGTGCCTTGACGGTAGATGTGCCTCgaagtccctcccctctgacatCCCCATCCCCCTCCCCACAGCCCTGTTCCATCCTGTCTACAGAATGTCTCTCACAGACTACAAAGATGGCGCCATTCCTCAAATGGACTACAAATATGGTCCACCCTGCCCTATGGAAGTTGAGAACTACAGGAAGAGACCCACAATGCCTTCTTTGGACGATGGGGATGATGGCCGCAGAGGCCTGCCCAGTGTCCTAGAGGTGAGGCGGGTTCGTCTGTGGTCTTTGGGGACCCTGAGGAGTGTCACAAAGGTCAAGGTTATCAGCTTCCTGCTAGGATTGACGTTGACCTTCCTCATCATGGCTTCTTACATTTTAACCTGGGATAAAAAGGGTCTGATGCTGACCCTGTCACCGTTCCACCTCAGGACTATAATCAACCCCAGCAGCACCCTCTCCCATAACCTGTCCTCTACCAAGGACTATGCCAACATTAAGCTCCTGGTGAAGTGCATTACATCTAAACTTGAGTTCAGCCCAAGGAAGCTGCCTCTACTGAAGGACGTTGTCAATAGTGACTCTCAT TTGTTTTCCGTTATTCCTCGTCAATTTCTCCCCAATATCAAGAGTCCATGCTGGTATGAGGAGCTCTCTGGGAAAACCAAAGTGGATCCTTACAGGAAAAACTTATATGCAGTTCGCTCCAAGAGCTTCCGGACTGTCTGTGACTACCTAAGGAATCATTTCCAGGAACACTTGTACCACAGCGAAGACGACAAGCAATACCGTCTGCGCTGTCTGCCATATTTCTACATCATTGGCCAGCCCAAATGTGGCACAACGGACCTGTTTCACCGTCTGCTGCTACACCCGGAGGTCAAGTTCACCACCATGAAAGAGCCCCACTGGTGGACAAGGAAAAGGTTTG GTATCATCCATCTTAAAGATGGCCTCCTGGAGCGCTTCCCTGTGGAGGACTACCTGGACCTGTTTGAACTGGCTGCCTACCACATCCAGGAGGGAATACTGGGGAATACCTCTGGAGACCACAGTCAGCGACACATTATTACAG GTGAAGCAAGCGCATCCACGATGTGGGACAACCAAGCCTGGAGCTATCTCTATAACGACCGGGCTGGGGAGCCTCCTTTCCTGGCCCAGGACTTCATCCACGCAGTTCAGCCCAACGCAAAAATCATTGTCATGCTCAGAGACCCAGTAGAGag GTTATATTCAGACTACCTGTACTTCAACATGGCTAACAAGTCTGTGGAGGACTTTGACCTGAGGGTCTCAGAATCCCTACAGCTGTTTCAGGCTTGTTTAGCAGAAAACTCTGTGCGTTCCTGTGTCTACAACACTAGCCTCTCCAATGCCATGCCG GTCAGACTGAACCTAGGACTGTATATTGTCTTCCTACTGGACTGGTTGACTGTGTTCCATAGGGATCAGATCCTAGTTCTGCAGTTAGAAGGCTACGCTGCTAATCTGAGACTCACCATACATAAAGTCTTTGACTTCCTAAACGTGG GGCCTTTATCTGAGCAGATGGAGGCAGCTCTCACCAAGAGGCCCATGTCCAACACACGGAGGGCAGCAGACAGGAGCTTGGGCCCCATGCTGCCCAGCACCAGGGACCTCCTCAGGGAGTTCCACCAGCCATTCAACCACAAACTGGCCACAATCCTGGACAACAAAGCCTTCCACTGGACAGAGACATGA
- the LOC121553426 gene encoding carbohydrate sulfotransferase 15 isoform X1, which translates to MLALADNNLPWVLQKVDRRPSPSATPRPRPGEEHIQLRPSLFHPVYRMSLTDYKDGAIPQMDYKYGPPCPMEVENYRKRPTMPSLDDGDDGRRGLPSVLEVRRVRLWSLGTLRSVTKVKVISFLLGLTLTFLIMASYILTWDKKGLMLTLSPFHLRTIINPSSTLSHNLSSTKDYANIKLLVKCITSKLEFSPRKLPLLKDVVNSDSHLFSVIPRQFLPNIKSPCWYEELSGKTKVDPYRKNLYAVRSKSFRTVCDYLRNHFQEHLYHSEDDKQYRLRCLPYFYIIGQPKCGTTDLFHRLLLHPEVKFTTMKEPHWWTRKRFGIIHLKDGLLERFPVEDYLDLFELAAYHIQEGILGNTSGDHSQRHIITGEASASTMWDNQAWSYLYNDRAGEPPFLAQDFIHAVQPNAKIIVMLRDPVERLYSDYLYFNMANKSVEDFDLRVSESLQLFQACLAENSVRSCVYNTSLSNAMPVRLNLGLYIVFLLDWLTVFHRDQILVLQLEGYAANLRLTIHKVFDFLNVGPLSEQMEAALTKRPMSNTRRAADRSLGPMLPSTRDLLREFHQPFNHKLATILDNKAFHWTET; encoded by the exons CCCTGTTCCATCCTGTCTACAGAATGTCTCTCACAGACTACAAAGATGGCGCCATTCCTCAAATGGACTACAAATATGGTCCACCCTGCCCTATGGAAGTTGAGAACTACAGGAAGAGACCCACAATGCCTTCTTTGGACGATGGGGATGATGGCCGCAGAGGCCTGCCCAGTGTCCTAGAGGTGAGGCGGGTTCGTCTGTGGTCTTTGGGGACCCTGAGGAGTGTCACAAAGGTCAAGGTTATCAGCTTCCTGCTAGGATTGACGTTGACCTTCCTCATCATGGCTTCTTACATTTTAACCTGGGATAAAAAGGGTCTGATGCTGACCCTGTCACCGTTCCACCTCAGGACTATAATCAACCCCAGCAGCACCCTCTCCCATAACCTGTCCTCTACCAAGGACTATGCCAACATTAAGCTCCTGGTGAAGTGCATTACATCTAAACTTGAGTTCAGCCCAAGGAAGCTGCCTCTACTGAAGGACGTTGTCAATAGTGACTCTCAT TTGTTTTCCGTTATTCCTCGTCAATTTCTCCCCAATATCAAGAGTCCATGCTGGTATGAGGAGCTCTCTGGGAAAACCAAAGTGGATCCTTACAGGAAAAACTTATATGCAGTTCGCTCCAAGAGCTTCCGGACTGTCTGTGACTACCTAAGGAATCATTTCCAGGAACACTTGTACCACAGCGAAGACGACAAGCAATACCGTCTGCGCTGTCTGCCATATTTCTACATCATTGGCCAGCCCAAATGTGGCACAACGGACCTGTTTCACCGTCTGCTGCTACACCCGGAGGTCAAGTTCACCACCATGAAAGAGCCCCACTGGTGGACAAGGAAAAGGTTTG GTATCATCCATCTTAAAGATGGCCTCCTGGAGCGCTTCCCTGTGGAGGACTACCTGGACCTGTTTGAACTGGCTGCCTACCACATCCAGGAGGGAATACTGGGGAATACCTCTGGAGACCACAGTCAGCGACACATTATTACAG GTGAAGCAAGCGCATCCACGATGTGGGACAACCAAGCCTGGAGCTATCTCTATAACGACCGGGCTGGGGAGCCTCCTTTCCTGGCCCAGGACTTCATCCACGCAGTTCAGCCCAACGCAAAAATCATTGTCATGCTCAGAGACCCAGTAGAGag GTTATATTCAGACTACCTGTACTTCAACATGGCTAACAAGTCTGTGGAGGACTTTGACCTGAGGGTCTCAGAATCCCTACAGCTGTTTCAGGCTTGTTTAGCAGAAAACTCTGTGCGTTCCTGTGTCTACAACACTAGCCTCTCCAATGCCATGCCG GTCAGACTGAACCTAGGACTGTATATTGTCTTCCTACTGGACTGGTTGACTGTGTTCCATAGGGATCAGATCCTAGTTCTGCAGTTAGAAGGCTACGCTGCTAATCTGAGACTCACCATACATAAAGTCTTTGACTTCCTAAACGTGG GGCCTTTATCTGAGCAGATGGAGGCAGCTCTCACCAAGAGGCCCATGTCCAACACACGGAGGGCAGCAGACAGGAGCTTGGGCCCCATGCTGCCCAGCACCAGGGACCTCCTCAGGGAGTTCCACCAGCCATTCAACCACAAACTGGCCACAATCCTGGACAACAAAGCCTTCCACTGGACAGAGACATGA